Proteins encoded by one window of Candidatus Melainabacteria bacterium:
- a CDS encoding N-acetylmuramoyl-L-alanine amidase, with amino-acid sequence MRKNDRRPNQLTDCSVLFCAPSSLVPVAAILSATVSLTCAAPAHAGWGRKLMHAVIPGLGRRHDSAAAQDSGAMTGPQPAVGQSLERQTMPPRAPAVVMVPTARTARTATMISASGAVRASTPVSAPVAAPQFLPRSSSANLLAARAVSPVVAPSALQTVSLTSASAGVNRSSDMTARATLAQARPPQVAPAPGPGAVTYGASSGRTNLPPGDLLASAPVAMDPLTYHWSPRPALDYLAVDGDVESALTGVTPPKINTALPPRPDPVVVKPRLPVPPSAISRSFERGTAGDYTWDDLVAAGVFENDPLRGSIYKRQGRVKYIILHSTETASPADARRVILSWNNRGLKHPGAQFVVDRDGTICSTTNPDLVVVHIEPSRALSGYSNDNSIGIEIVRSGKQEYTRVQLDSVNRLVAYLQSHYAVPDANVTTHQHVQPSDRSDPVNFNMVAFESEKSALQAAAVAFRGKDQNRSEPLQYVSTMPKAAPEFKRRNRELVLRD; translated from the coding sequence ATGCGAAAAAATGACCGTCGGCCCAATCAGCTGACAGACTGTTCCGTGCTGTTTTGTGCGCCATCGTCTCTGGTGCCTGTTGCGGCAATTTTATCTGCCACTGTCTCCTTGACCTGCGCCGCCCCCGCGCATGCGGGGTGGGGACGAAAGCTCATGCATGCCGTGATACCGGGTCTCGGTCGGCGTCATGATAGTGCTGCGGCTCAGGATTCAGGGGCGATGACCGGGCCGCAACCGGCTGTTGGTCAAAGTCTGGAGCGGCAAACAATGCCACCGCGGGCGCCGGCAGTAGTAATGGTGCCGACTGCCAGAACTGCCAGAACTGCGACAATGATAAGCGCTTCAGGAGCCGTAAGAGCCTCGACACCGGTGTCGGCTCCAGTTGCCGCGCCGCAATTTCTGCCTCGGTCATCTTCTGCAAATTTATTAGCCGCTCGCGCGGTATCCCCTGTAGTGGCTCCATCGGCGCTGCAGACGGTCAGCCTGACATCGGCCAGTGCGGGTGTGAACCGCAGCAGCGATATGACGGCGCGTGCGACTCTTGCCCAGGCTCGACCACCGCAGGTAGCGCCAGCACCTGGGCCGGGTGCGGTTACTTATGGCGCCTCGTCGGGACGGACCAACCTCCCACCTGGTGATCTTCTCGCCAGCGCCCCTGTCGCCATGGACCCCCTCACTTACCACTGGAGTCCGCGTCCGGCTCTCGACTATCTGGCGGTTGACGGCGATGTGGAAAGCGCTCTCACCGGGGTCACTCCGCCTAAAATCAACACTGCCCTGCCGCCACGTCCCGATCCCGTGGTTGTCAAACCGCGTCTGCCTGTGCCACCTTCTGCGATATCGCGCTCTTTTGAAAGAGGCACCGCCGGCGATTACACCTGGGATGATCTTGTTGCCGCCGGAGTGTTCGAGAACGATCCTCTCAGGGGGAGCATCTACAAACGGCAGGGACGTGTTAAATACATTATTCTCCATTCTACTGAAACCGCATCGCCGGCTGATGCCAGACGAGTCATTCTCAGTTGGAACAATCGTGGTTTAAAACATCCCGGTGCACAGTTCGTAGTCGACCGTGATGGAACTATATGCAGTACCACAAATCCTGATCTCGTCGTTGTGCACATCGAGCCGAGCCGCGCTCTGTCCGGATATTCTAACGATAACAGCATCGGCATCGAGATTGTACGCTCGGGCAAGCAGGAGTACACGAGAGTGCAGCTTGATTCCGTCAATCGCCTGGTCGCTTACTTGCAGAGTCACTATGCCGTTCCTGACGCAAACGTCACGACTCACCAGCACGTTCAACCAAGCGACCGCTCTGACCCTGTTAATTTCAACATGGTTGCCTTCGAGTCGGAGAAGTCTGCTCTTCAGGCAGCCGCCGTGGCATTCAGGGGTAAAGACCAGAATCGTTCCGAGCCGCTGCAATACGTCTCTACAATGCCCAAGGCCGCTCCCGAGTTCAAGCGACGCAATCGAGAACTCGTGCTGAGAGACTGA
- a CDS encoding RNA polymerase sigma factor RpoD/SigA has translation MATAYDEEAQRLFEQARNAPYLAKGEDRELGLTMLSGGKAGDKARERLIASHERLVISIARQFSKSGKPLSELISDGKVGLVQAANKYDASRGTSFSTVATWWIRAAIQNSALGADDCADMPPSAKRKLYRIQQAERALLESGQEVSDAAIARALKLSEVTVQRLRAVAPNAMLPTASLDEIVGDGDTTLGELIADENSVDPDASVQHNQMKRALSLALSSLDERQRVVLSMRFGLVDDQEVTLQDLADRYGISCERVRQIEIRALAKLAAGPHAQLLRSILQA, from the coding sequence ATGGCAACAGCCTACGACGAAGAGGCTCAACGGCTTTTTGAGCAGGCTCGCAACGCTCCGTACCTGGCAAAGGGTGAGGACCGCGAGCTTGGTTTGACGATGCTTTCTGGTGGCAAGGCAGGCGACAAGGCTCGGGAGCGCTTGATTGCGTCTCACGAGCGTCTGGTCATCTCCATCGCCAGACAATTCTCGAAAAGCGGCAAGCCGCTTTCTGAGCTTATCTCTGACGGCAAGGTCGGACTCGTTCAGGCCGCCAATAAGTATGACGCGAGTCGGGGTACCAGCTTCTCAACCGTCGCCACCTGGTGGATCAGGGCTGCCATTCAGAATTCTGCCCTCGGTGCCGACGACTGCGCTGACATGCCGCCTTCCGCTAAGCGTAAGCTCTACCGTATTCAGCAGGCCGAGCGCGCTCTGCTTGAGTCCGGCCAGGAAGTATCAGACGCCGCCATCGCCCGCGCTCTCAAGTTGTCTGAAGTGACCGTGCAGCGCCTGCGAGCCGTCGCACCGAATGCGATGCTGCCGACCGCCTCTCTCGATGAGATTGTCGGCGACGGTGACACTACTCTTGGCGAACTGATCGCCGATGAGAACAGTGTCGACCCTGATGCTTCGGTGCAGCACAATCAGATGAAGCGCGCTCTCAGTCTGGCTCTTTCGAGCTTGGACGAACGGCAGAGAGTGGTTCTCTCTATGCGATTCGGGCTGGTTGACGATCAAGAAGTGACGCTGCAAGACCTGGCTGATCGTTACGGCATCAGCTGTGAGCGTGTGCGTCAGATCGAGATTCGCGCTCTCGCTAAGCTGGCAGCTGGTCCGCACGCACAGCTTTTGCGCTCTATCTTGCAAGCTTGA